The following proteins are co-located in the Bubalus bubalis isolate 160015118507 breed Murrah chromosome 21, NDDB_SH_1, whole genome shotgun sequence genome:
- the SLC41A3 gene encoding solute carrier family 41 member 3 isoform X1 yields MKDLLTLVPPLVGLKGNLEMTLASRLSTAANTGQIDDPREQYRVVSSNLALVQVQAAVVGLLAAVAALLLGLASGQRLDVVEAQVLCASSVLTASLAACALGTLMVCIVVGARKLGVNPDNIATPIAASLGDLITLSLLAVVSSFFYRHRDSQYLTPLVCVGFAALTPACVLIAKQNPPVVRILKFGWFPIVLAMLVSSLGGLILNKTLSQPQFRGMAVFAPIMCGVGGNLVAIQTSRISTHLHLWGTPGVLPLWMKKCWPSPCSTFCSSEINATSARVLLVLVVPGHLAFFSIVSLLESQSVPSERTFVLLYLLAGLVQVTVLLHLADVAVRLAWRRALDPDDHCIPYLTGLGDLLGTGLLALCFLAHGLLRTGVRPSGPMDPAPGPS; encoded by the exons ATGAAGGACCTGCTGACCTTGGTGCCGCCCCTGGTGGGCCTGAAGGGCAACCTGGAGATGACGCTGGCCTCGAGGCTCTCCACCGCG GCCAACACCGGGCAGATCGATGACCCCCGGGAGCAGTACAGGGTGGTGAGCAGCAACCTGGCCCTCGTGCAG GTGCAGGCTGCCGTGGTGGGGCTCCTGGCGGCCGTGGCGGCCCTGCTGCTGGGCCTGGCCTCGGGCCAGCGGCTGGATGTGGTGGAGGCCCAGGTGCTGTGCGCCAGCAGCGTCCTCACCGCCTCCCTGGCGGCCTGCGCCCTGG GGACGCTGATGGTCTGCATCGTGGTCGGCGCGCGGAAGTTGGGGGTCAACCCGGACAACATCGCCACGCCCATCGCGGCCAGCCTGGGCGACCTCATCACGCTCTCCCTGCTGGCTGTGGTCAGCAGCTTCTTCTACAGACACAGAG ACAGCCAGTACCTGACGCCGCTGGTCTGCGTCGGCTTTGCGGCGCTCACCCCCGCCTGCGTCCTCATCGCCAAGCAGAACCCGCCCGTCGTGAGGATTCTCAAGTTCGGCTGGTTCCCCATCGTCCTGGCGATGCTCGTCAGCAG CCTCGGGGGGCTCATCTTGAACAAGACCCTGTCCCAGCCGCAGTTCAGAGGCATGGCAGTCTTTGCTCCCATCATGTGTG GTGTTGGTGGCAACCTGGTGGCCATTCAGACCAGCCGCATCTCCACGCATCTTCACCTGTGGGGCACGCCCGGGGTCCTGCCCCTCTGGATGAAGAAGTGCTGGCCCAGCCCCTGCTCCACGTTCTGCAGCTCAG AAATCAACGCCACGTCGGCCCGCGTCCTGCTGGTGCTCGTGGTGCCCGGCCACCTGGCCTTCTTCTCCATCGTCTCCCTGCTGGAGAGCCAGTCGGTCCCGAGCGAGAGGACCTTTGTGCTCCTGTACCTGCTGGCAGGCCTGGTCCAG GTGACCGTCCTGCTGCACCTGGCTGACGTGGCGGTCCGGCTGGCGTGGCGGCGGGCCCTGGACCCGGACGACCACTGCATCCCATACCTCACAGGGCTCGGCGACCTGCTGGGCACCGGCCTGCTGGCACTTTGCTTCCTCGCCCACGGGCTGCTGCGGACTGGGGTGCGGCCAAGCGGCCCCATGGACCCAGCACCTGGACCCTCCTAG
- the SLC41A3 gene encoding solute carrier family 41 member 3 isoform X2: MVVTRLSLELCFQGGRLRGVRCKLARWPRGAPPEPAASIVGQVLVPVLLSGLGVVAAGLLMNRVQHWPVFTEMKDLLTLVPPLVGLKGNLEMTLASRLSTAANTGQIDDPREQYRVVSSNLALVQVQAAVVGLLAAVAALLLGLASGQRLDVVEAQVLCASSVLTASLAACALGTLMVCIVVGARKLGVNPDNIATPIAASLGDLITLSLLAVVSSFFYRHRDSQYLTPLVCVGFAALTPACVLIAKQNPPVVRILKFGWFPIVLAMLVSSLGGLILNKTLSQPQFRGMAVFAPIMCGVGGNLVAIQTSRISTHLHLWGTPGVLPLWMKKCWPSPCSTFCSSEINATSARVLLVLVVPGHLAFFSIVSLLESQSVPSERTFVLLYLLAGLVQVTVLLHLADVAVRLAWRRALDPDDHCIPYLTGLGDLLGTGLLALCFLAHGLLRTGVRPSGPMDPAPGPS, from the exons ATGGTGGTCACCCGGCTGAGCCTGGAGCTCTGCTTCCAGGGCGGGAGGCTGCGAGGCGTGCGCTGCAAGCTTGCCCGCTGGCCCCGGGGGGCGCCCCCCGAGCCCGCTGCCAGCATCGTGGGCCAGGTCCTGGTGCCGGTGCTGCTGTCCGGCCTGGGTGTGGTGGCAGCCGGGCTGCTGATGAACCGCGTGCAG CACTGGCCCGTGTTCACTGAGATGAAGGACCTGCTGACCTTGGTGCCGCCCCTGGTGGGCCTGAAGGGCAACCTGGAGATGACGCTGGCCTCGAGGCTCTCCACCGCG GCCAACACCGGGCAGATCGATGACCCCCGGGAGCAGTACAGGGTGGTGAGCAGCAACCTGGCCCTCGTGCAG GTGCAGGCTGCCGTGGTGGGGCTCCTGGCGGCCGTGGCGGCCCTGCTGCTGGGCCTGGCCTCGGGCCAGCGGCTGGATGTGGTGGAGGCCCAGGTGCTGTGCGCCAGCAGCGTCCTCACCGCCTCCCTGGCGGCCTGCGCCCTGG GGACGCTGATGGTCTGCATCGTGGTCGGCGCGCGGAAGTTGGGGGTCAACCCGGACAACATCGCCACGCCCATCGCGGCCAGCCTGGGCGACCTCATCACGCTCTCCCTGCTGGCTGTGGTCAGCAGCTTCTTCTACAGACACAGAG ACAGCCAGTACCTGACGCCGCTGGTCTGCGTCGGCTTTGCGGCGCTCACCCCCGCCTGCGTCCTCATCGCCAAGCAGAACCCGCCCGTCGTGAGGATTCTCAAGTTCGGCTGGTTCCCCATCGTCCTGGCGATGCTCGTCAGCAG CCTCGGGGGGCTCATCTTGAACAAGACCCTGTCCCAGCCGCAGTTCAGAGGCATGGCAGTCTTTGCTCCCATCATGTGTG GTGTTGGTGGCAACCTGGTGGCCATTCAGACCAGCCGCATCTCCACGCATCTTCACCTGTGGGGCACGCCCGGGGTCCTGCCCCTCTGGATGAAGAAGTGCTGGCCCAGCCCCTGCTCCACGTTCTGCAGCTCAG AAATCAACGCCACGTCGGCCCGCGTCCTGCTGGTGCTCGTGGTGCCCGGCCACCTGGCCTTCTTCTCCATCGTCTCCCTGCTGGAGAGCCAGTCGGTCCCGAGCGAGAGGACCTTTGTGCTCCTGTACCTGCTGGCAGGCCTGGTCCAG GTGACCGTCCTGCTGCACCTGGCTGACGTGGCGGTCCGGCTGGCGTGGCGGCGGGCCCTGGACCCGGACGACCACTGCATCCCATACCTCACAGGGCTCGGCGACCTGCTGGGCACCGGCCTGCTGGCACTTTGCTTCCTCGCCCACGGGCTGCTGCGGACTGGGGTGCGGCCAAGCGGCCCCATGGACCCAGCACCTGGACCCTCCTAG